From one Pan troglodytes isolate AG18354 chromosome 13, NHGRI_mPanTro3-v2.0_pri, whole genome shotgun sequence genomic stretch:
- the FIGN gene encoding fidgetin isoform X1: MRVGLWNDLLCLCHIVLRREHYTVLTRCSVPNKRGLKMQWTPEHAQWPEQHFDITSTTRSPAHKVEAYRGHLQRTYQYAWANDDISALTASNLLKKYAEKYSGILEGPVDRPVLSNYSDTPSGLVNGRKNESEPWQPSLNSEAVYPMNCVPDVITASKAGVSSALPPADVSASIGSSPGVASNLTEPSYSSSTCGSHTVPSLHAGLPSQEYAPGYNGSYLHSTYSSQPAPALPSPHPSPLHSSGLLQPPPPPPPPPALVPGYNGTSNLSSYSYPSASYPPQTAVGSGYSPGGAPPPPSAYLPSGIPAPTPLPPTTVPGYTYQGHGLTPIAPSALTNSSASSLKRKAFYMAGQGDMDSSYGNYSYGQQRSTQSPMYRMPDNSISNTNRGNGFDRSAETSSLAFKPTKQLMSSEQQRKFSSQSSRALTPPSYSTAKNSLGSRSSESFGKYTSPVMSEHGDEHRQLLSHPMQGPGLRAATSSNHSVDEQLKNTDTHLIDLVTNEIITQGPPVDWNDIAGLDLVKAVIKEEVLWPVLRSDAFSGLTALPRSILLFGPRGTGKTLLGRCIASQLGATFFKIAGSGLVAKWLGEAEKIIHASFLVARCRQPSVIFVSDIDMLLSSQVNEEHSPVSRMRTEFLMQLDTVLTSAEDQIVVICATSKPEEIDESLRRYFMKRLLIPLPDSTARHQIIVQLLSQHNYCLNDKEFALLVQRTEGFSGLDVAHLCQEAVVGPLHAMPATDLSAIMPSQLRPVTYQDFENAFCKIQPSISQKELDMYVEWNKMFGCSQ, encoded by the exons ATGAGAGTTGGATTATGGAATGACCTGCTATGTCTGTGTCATATTGTTCTGCGCAGGGAGCATTATACTGTGCTAACTAGGTGTTCAGTACCAAATAAGAGAG GCTTGAAGATGCAGTGGACGCCAGAGCATGCCCAGTGGCCAGAACAGCACTTTGACATCACCTCAACCACTCGGTCTCCTGCCCACAAAGTTGAAGCCTACAGAGGTCATCTGCAGCGCACCTATCAGTACGCCTGGGCGAATGATGACATATCTGCTCTGACTGCATCCAACCTACTAAAAAAATATGCAGAGAAGTATTCCGGCATTTTGGAAGGTCCTGTGGACCGACCCGTACTCAGCAACTATTCGGACACACCATCAGGACTAGTGAACGGTCGGAAAAATGAAAGTGAACCCTGGCAGCCTTCCTTGAATTCAGAAGCTGTTTATCCCATGAACTGTGTTCCGGATGTTATCACTGCCAGCAAAGCTGGAGTCAGTTCAGCCCTCCCTCCAGCAGATGTCTCTGCGAGTATAGGGAGCTCTCCTGGGGTAGCCAGCAACCTGACGGAACCTAGTTATTCAAGTAGTACCTGTGGAAGCCACACTGTACCCAGTCTTCATGCAGGGCTCCCATCTCAGGAATATGCCCCAGGATACAACGGATCATATTTGCATTCTACTTATAGTAGCCAGCCAGCACCTGCACTTCCTTCACCTCATCCGTCTCCTTTGCATAGCTCTGGGCTACTACAGCcccccccaccacctcctccGCCACCAGCCTTGGTCCCAGGCTACAATGGGACTTCTAACCTCTCCAGTTACAGCTATCCGTCTGCTAGCTATCCTCCTCAGACTGCTGTGGGGTCTGGGTACAGCCCTGGGGGGGCACCGCCTCCGCCTTCAGCGTACCTGCCTTCAGGAATTCCTGCTCCCACCCCCCTACCCCCCACCACTGTTCCTGGCTACACCTACCAGGGCCATGGTTTGACACCTATTGCACCGTCGGCTCTGACAAACAGTTCAGCAAGTTCTCTCAAAAGGAAAGCTTTCTACATGGCAGGGCAAGGAGATATGGACTCCAGTTATGGAAATTACAGCTATGGCCAACAGAGATCTACACAGAGTCCTATGTACAGAATGCCCGACAACAGCATTTCAAACACAAATCGGGGGAATGGCTTTGACAGAAGTGCTGAAACATCATCCTTAGCATTTAAGCCAACGAAGCAGCTAATGTCCtctgaacagcaaaggaaattCAGCAGCCAGTCCAGTAGGGCTCTGACCCCTCCTTCCTACAGTACTGCTAAAAATTCATTGGGATCAAGATCCAGTGAATCCTTTGGGAAGTACACATCGCCAGTAATGAGTGAGCATGGGGACGAGCACAGGCAGCTCCTCTCTCACCCAATGCAAGGCCCTGGACTCCGTGCAGCTACCTCATCCAACCACTCTGTGGACGAGCAACTGAAGAATACTGACACGCACCTCATCGACCTGGTAACCAATGAGATTATCACCCAAGGACCTCCAGTGGACTGGAATGACATTGCTGGTCTCGACCTGGTGAAGGCTGTCATTAAAGAGGAGGTTTTATGGCCAGTGTTGAGGTCAGACGCGTTCAGTGGACTGACGGCCTTACCTCGGAGCATCCTTTTATTTGGACCTCGGGGGACAGGCAAAACATTATTGGGCAGATGCATCGCTAGTCAGCTGGGGGccacatttttcaaaattgccGGTTCTGGACTAGTCGCCAAGTGGTTAGGAGAAGCAGAGAAAATTATCCATGCCTCTTTTCTTGTGGCCAGGTGTCGCCAGCCCTCGGTGATTTTTGTTAGTGACATTGACATGCTTCTCTCCTCTCAAGTGAATGAGGAACACAGTCCAGTCAGTCGGATGAGAACCGAATTTCTGATGCAACTGGACACTGTACTAACTTCGGCTGAGGACCAAATCGTAGTAATTTGTGCCACCAGTAAACCAGAAGAAATAGATGAATCCCTTCGGAGGTACTTCATGAAACGACTTTTAATCCCACTTCCTGACAGCACAGCGAGGCACCAGATAATAGTACAACTGCTCTCACAGCACAATTACTGTCTCAATGACAAGGAGTTTGCACTGCTCGTCCAGCGCACAGAAGGCTTTTCTGGACTAGACGTGGCTCATTTGTGTCAGGAAGCAGTGGTGGGCCCCCTCCATGCCATGCCAGCCACAGACCTTTCAGCCATTATGCCCAGCCAGTTGAGGCCCGTTACATATCAAGACTTTGAAAATGCTTTCTGCAAGATTCAGCCTAGCATATCTCAAAAGGAGCTTGATATGTATGTTGAATGGAACAAAATGTTTGGTTGCAGTCAGTGA
- the FIGN gene encoding fidgetin isoform X2 — protein MISSTSVYGLKMQWTPEHAQWPEQHFDITSTTRSPAHKVEAYRGHLQRTYQYAWANDDISALTASNLLKKYAEKYSGILEGPVDRPVLSNYSDTPSGLVNGRKNESEPWQPSLNSEAVYPMNCVPDVITASKAGVSSALPPADVSASIGSSPGVASNLTEPSYSSSTCGSHTVPSLHAGLPSQEYAPGYNGSYLHSTYSSQPAPALPSPHPSPLHSSGLLQPPPPPPPPPALVPGYNGTSNLSSYSYPSASYPPQTAVGSGYSPGGAPPPPSAYLPSGIPAPTPLPPTTVPGYTYQGHGLTPIAPSALTNSSASSLKRKAFYMAGQGDMDSSYGNYSYGQQRSTQSPMYRMPDNSISNTNRGNGFDRSAETSSLAFKPTKQLMSSEQQRKFSSQSSRALTPPSYSTAKNSLGSRSSESFGKYTSPVMSEHGDEHRQLLSHPMQGPGLRAATSSNHSVDEQLKNTDTHLIDLVTNEIITQGPPVDWNDIAGLDLVKAVIKEEVLWPVLRSDAFSGLTALPRSILLFGPRGTGKTLLGRCIASQLGATFFKIAGSGLVAKWLGEAEKIIHASFLVARCRQPSVIFVSDIDMLLSSQVNEEHSPVSRMRTEFLMQLDTVLTSAEDQIVVICATSKPEEIDESLRRYFMKRLLIPLPDSTARHQIIVQLLSQHNYCLNDKEFALLVQRTEGFSGLDVAHLCQEAVVGPLHAMPATDLSAIMPSQLRPVTYQDFENAFCKIQPSISQKELDMYVEWNKMFGCSQ, from the coding sequence GCTTGAAGATGCAGTGGACGCCAGAGCATGCCCAGTGGCCAGAACAGCACTTTGACATCACCTCAACCACTCGGTCTCCTGCCCACAAAGTTGAAGCCTACAGAGGTCATCTGCAGCGCACCTATCAGTACGCCTGGGCGAATGATGACATATCTGCTCTGACTGCATCCAACCTACTAAAAAAATATGCAGAGAAGTATTCCGGCATTTTGGAAGGTCCTGTGGACCGACCCGTACTCAGCAACTATTCGGACACACCATCAGGACTAGTGAACGGTCGGAAAAATGAAAGTGAACCCTGGCAGCCTTCCTTGAATTCAGAAGCTGTTTATCCCATGAACTGTGTTCCGGATGTTATCACTGCCAGCAAAGCTGGAGTCAGTTCAGCCCTCCCTCCAGCAGATGTCTCTGCGAGTATAGGGAGCTCTCCTGGGGTAGCCAGCAACCTGACGGAACCTAGTTATTCAAGTAGTACCTGTGGAAGCCACACTGTACCCAGTCTTCATGCAGGGCTCCCATCTCAGGAATATGCCCCAGGATACAACGGATCATATTTGCATTCTACTTATAGTAGCCAGCCAGCACCTGCACTTCCTTCACCTCATCCGTCTCCTTTGCATAGCTCTGGGCTACTACAGCcccccccaccacctcctccGCCACCAGCCTTGGTCCCAGGCTACAATGGGACTTCTAACCTCTCCAGTTACAGCTATCCGTCTGCTAGCTATCCTCCTCAGACTGCTGTGGGGTCTGGGTACAGCCCTGGGGGGGCACCGCCTCCGCCTTCAGCGTACCTGCCTTCAGGAATTCCTGCTCCCACCCCCCTACCCCCCACCACTGTTCCTGGCTACACCTACCAGGGCCATGGTTTGACACCTATTGCACCGTCGGCTCTGACAAACAGTTCAGCAAGTTCTCTCAAAAGGAAAGCTTTCTACATGGCAGGGCAAGGAGATATGGACTCCAGTTATGGAAATTACAGCTATGGCCAACAGAGATCTACACAGAGTCCTATGTACAGAATGCCCGACAACAGCATTTCAAACACAAATCGGGGGAATGGCTTTGACAGAAGTGCTGAAACATCATCCTTAGCATTTAAGCCAACGAAGCAGCTAATGTCCtctgaacagcaaaggaaattCAGCAGCCAGTCCAGTAGGGCTCTGACCCCTCCTTCCTACAGTACTGCTAAAAATTCATTGGGATCAAGATCCAGTGAATCCTTTGGGAAGTACACATCGCCAGTAATGAGTGAGCATGGGGACGAGCACAGGCAGCTCCTCTCTCACCCAATGCAAGGCCCTGGACTCCGTGCAGCTACCTCATCCAACCACTCTGTGGACGAGCAACTGAAGAATACTGACACGCACCTCATCGACCTGGTAACCAATGAGATTATCACCCAAGGACCTCCAGTGGACTGGAATGACATTGCTGGTCTCGACCTGGTGAAGGCTGTCATTAAAGAGGAGGTTTTATGGCCAGTGTTGAGGTCAGACGCGTTCAGTGGACTGACGGCCTTACCTCGGAGCATCCTTTTATTTGGACCTCGGGGGACAGGCAAAACATTATTGGGCAGATGCATCGCTAGTCAGCTGGGGGccacatttttcaaaattgccGGTTCTGGACTAGTCGCCAAGTGGTTAGGAGAAGCAGAGAAAATTATCCATGCCTCTTTTCTTGTGGCCAGGTGTCGCCAGCCCTCGGTGATTTTTGTTAGTGACATTGACATGCTTCTCTCCTCTCAAGTGAATGAGGAACACAGTCCAGTCAGTCGGATGAGAACCGAATTTCTGATGCAACTGGACACTGTACTAACTTCGGCTGAGGACCAAATCGTAGTAATTTGTGCCACCAGTAAACCAGAAGAAATAGATGAATCCCTTCGGAGGTACTTCATGAAACGACTTTTAATCCCACTTCCTGACAGCACAGCGAGGCACCAGATAATAGTACAACTGCTCTCACAGCACAATTACTGTCTCAATGACAAGGAGTTTGCACTGCTCGTCCAGCGCACAGAAGGCTTTTCTGGACTAGACGTGGCTCATTTGTGTCAGGAAGCAGTGGTGGGCCCCCTCCATGCCATGCCAGCCACAGACCTTTCAGCCATTATGCCCAGCCAGTTGAGGCCCGTTACATATCAAGACTTTGAAAATGCTTTCTGCAAGATTCAGCCTAGCATATCTCAAAAGGAGCTTGATATGTATGTTGAATGGAACAAAATGTTTGGTTGCAGTCAGTGA
- the FIGN gene encoding fidgetin isoform X3 yields MQWTPEHAQWPEQHFDITSTTRSPAHKVEAYRGHLQRTYQYAWANDDISALTASNLLKKYAEKYSGILEGPVDRPVLSNYSDTPSGLVNGRKNESEPWQPSLNSEAVYPMNCVPDVITASKAGVSSALPPADVSASIGSSPGVASNLTEPSYSSSTCGSHTVPSLHAGLPSQEYAPGYNGSYLHSTYSSQPAPALPSPHPSPLHSSGLLQPPPPPPPPPALVPGYNGTSNLSSYSYPSASYPPQTAVGSGYSPGGAPPPPSAYLPSGIPAPTPLPPTTVPGYTYQGHGLTPIAPSALTNSSASSLKRKAFYMAGQGDMDSSYGNYSYGQQRSTQSPMYRMPDNSISNTNRGNGFDRSAETSSLAFKPTKQLMSSEQQRKFSSQSSRALTPPSYSTAKNSLGSRSSESFGKYTSPVMSEHGDEHRQLLSHPMQGPGLRAATSSNHSVDEQLKNTDTHLIDLVTNEIITQGPPVDWNDIAGLDLVKAVIKEEVLWPVLRSDAFSGLTALPRSILLFGPRGTGKTLLGRCIASQLGATFFKIAGSGLVAKWLGEAEKIIHASFLVARCRQPSVIFVSDIDMLLSSQVNEEHSPVSRMRTEFLMQLDTVLTSAEDQIVVICATSKPEEIDESLRRYFMKRLLIPLPDSTARHQIIVQLLSQHNYCLNDKEFALLVQRTEGFSGLDVAHLCQEAVVGPLHAMPATDLSAIMPSQLRPVTYQDFENAFCKIQPSISQKELDMYVEWNKMFGCSQ; encoded by the coding sequence ATGCAGTGGACGCCAGAGCATGCCCAGTGGCCAGAACAGCACTTTGACATCACCTCAACCACTCGGTCTCCTGCCCACAAAGTTGAAGCCTACAGAGGTCATCTGCAGCGCACCTATCAGTACGCCTGGGCGAATGATGACATATCTGCTCTGACTGCATCCAACCTACTAAAAAAATATGCAGAGAAGTATTCCGGCATTTTGGAAGGTCCTGTGGACCGACCCGTACTCAGCAACTATTCGGACACACCATCAGGACTAGTGAACGGTCGGAAAAATGAAAGTGAACCCTGGCAGCCTTCCTTGAATTCAGAAGCTGTTTATCCCATGAACTGTGTTCCGGATGTTATCACTGCCAGCAAAGCTGGAGTCAGTTCAGCCCTCCCTCCAGCAGATGTCTCTGCGAGTATAGGGAGCTCTCCTGGGGTAGCCAGCAACCTGACGGAACCTAGTTATTCAAGTAGTACCTGTGGAAGCCACACTGTACCCAGTCTTCATGCAGGGCTCCCATCTCAGGAATATGCCCCAGGATACAACGGATCATATTTGCATTCTACTTATAGTAGCCAGCCAGCACCTGCACTTCCTTCACCTCATCCGTCTCCTTTGCATAGCTCTGGGCTACTACAGCcccccccaccacctcctccGCCACCAGCCTTGGTCCCAGGCTACAATGGGACTTCTAACCTCTCCAGTTACAGCTATCCGTCTGCTAGCTATCCTCCTCAGACTGCTGTGGGGTCTGGGTACAGCCCTGGGGGGGCACCGCCTCCGCCTTCAGCGTACCTGCCTTCAGGAATTCCTGCTCCCACCCCCCTACCCCCCACCACTGTTCCTGGCTACACCTACCAGGGCCATGGTTTGACACCTATTGCACCGTCGGCTCTGACAAACAGTTCAGCAAGTTCTCTCAAAAGGAAAGCTTTCTACATGGCAGGGCAAGGAGATATGGACTCCAGTTATGGAAATTACAGCTATGGCCAACAGAGATCTACACAGAGTCCTATGTACAGAATGCCCGACAACAGCATTTCAAACACAAATCGGGGGAATGGCTTTGACAGAAGTGCTGAAACATCATCCTTAGCATTTAAGCCAACGAAGCAGCTAATGTCCtctgaacagcaaaggaaattCAGCAGCCAGTCCAGTAGGGCTCTGACCCCTCCTTCCTACAGTACTGCTAAAAATTCATTGGGATCAAGATCCAGTGAATCCTTTGGGAAGTACACATCGCCAGTAATGAGTGAGCATGGGGACGAGCACAGGCAGCTCCTCTCTCACCCAATGCAAGGCCCTGGACTCCGTGCAGCTACCTCATCCAACCACTCTGTGGACGAGCAACTGAAGAATACTGACACGCACCTCATCGACCTGGTAACCAATGAGATTATCACCCAAGGACCTCCAGTGGACTGGAATGACATTGCTGGTCTCGACCTGGTGAAGGCTGTCATTAAAGAGGAGGTTTTATGGCCAGTGTTGAGGTCAGACGCGTTCAGTGGACTGACGGCCTTACCTCGGAGCATCCTTTTATTTGGACCTCGGGGGACAGGCAAAACATTATTGGGCAGATGCATCGCTAGTCAGCTGGGGGccacatttttcaaaattgccGGTTCTGGACTAGTCGCCAAGTGGTTAGGAGAAGCAGAGAAAATTATCCATGCCTCTTTTCTTGTGGCCAGGTGTCGCCAGCCCTCGGTGATTTTTGTTAGTGACATTGACATGCTTCTCTCCTCTCAAGTGAATGAGGAACACAGTCCAGTCAGTCGGATGAGAACCGAATTTCTGATGCAACTGGACACTGTACTAACTTCGGCTGAGGACCAAATCGTAGTAATTTGTGCCACCAGTAAACCAGAAGAAATAGATGAATCCCTTCGGAGGTACTTCATGAAACGACTTTTAATCCCACTTCCTGACAGCACAGCGAGGCACCAGATAATAGTACAACTGCTCTCACAGCACAATTACTGTCTCAATGACAAGGAGTTTGCACTGCTCGTCCAGCGCACAGAAGGCTTTTCTGGACTAGACGTGGCTCATTTGTGTCAGGAAGCAGTGGTGGGCCCCCTCCATGCCATGCCAGCCACAGACCTTTCAGCCATTATGCCCAGCCAGTTGAGGCCCGTTACATATCAAGACTTTGAAAATGCTTTCTGCAAGATTCAGCCTAGCATATCTCAAAAGGAGCTTGATATGTATGTTGAATGGAACAAAATGTTTGGTTGCAGTCAGTGA